From the Rhodothermales bacterium genome, the window CGACGCCGGCGTCGCCGAGGAAAACATCCAGGCACGAACCCGCGGCGTCACGCTAATGGCGGTGTCGAACAAGTTCGATCATCTGCTCCTCACGACCGGCAACAAAAGCGAGATGTCCGTCGGGTACGCCACCCTCTATGGCGATATGAACGGCGGCCTGGCCGTGCTGGCGGACGTGTTCAAGCAGGACGTGTACGCCCTCGCCGAGCATATCAATGCACGCGCCGGCCGCGCCGTCATCCCTGTCAACACCATCACCAAACCGCCTTCCGCCGAGCTTCGACCCGACCAGCAGGACTCCGACTCCCTCCCCCCGTACCCGGTGCTGGACGAGATCCTGCGGCGCTACGTCGAGGAGATCGAGGACCTGGACACCATCGTCCGCGAAACGGGGCTGGACCGCGCCTTTGTCCACCGTATCTTGCGCATGGTAGACCGCAACGAGTACAAACGCCGGCAGGCCGCCCCGGGCCTCCGCGTCAGCAAAAAAGCGTTCGGCGTCGGCCGGCGACTGCCGATTGTCATGCGCTGGAACTGGGACACGAGGTTTGAGAATGGTCAATAGTCAATGGTTGATGGTCAATGGTTGATGATTGCCAAACAATGACAACAGACCATCAACAATCGACCATCGACCATTAACAATCGACCATTGCCATGATCGCTTACGTTTCCGGCACACTGATCGACAAAAAGCCTACCGAGGCGCTCATCGACGTACATGGCGTGGGATATGCCATCCTCATCCCCACCTCCACCTACGAGCAGTTGCCCGAGGAGGGCAAGCCGGCGCGGCTCTTTACCCATTTCCACGTCCGCGAAGACGCCCACCAGCTGTACGGCTTCGCGACCGTGGCCGAGCGATCGTTGTTCGACGAGATGCTCGCCGTTTCGGGCATCGGCCCCCGCCTCGCGCTCGCTGCATTGTCCGCCATGCGCCCCGCGGAGTTGCGTGACTACCTTATCGAGGGGAATGTGGGTATGATCACCCGGATCCCCGGCGTTGGCCGGAAGACCGCCGAGCGGATGGTCGTCGAACTCAAGGACCGGCTGGTGAAGCTTGATCTTCCGGGCGCCGGCGTCCTCTCCGACCCCTCGGATACCCGCGCCGAAGCCCGCTCGGACGCCCTCGCCGCGCTCGAAGCCCTGGGCCTCAACCGCGCGACCGCCGAACGCAGCCTCCGCCTGGTGCTGCGAAACAACCCCGGCATCCAGTCTGCCCAGGAACTCATCCGGCTGGCGTTACGGGAGAAGTGAGCACCTGCGGTGCGGACGGGAGACTACCATTCTTGACC encodes:
- the nadE gene encoding NAD(+) synthase; its protein translation is DAGVAEENIQARTRGVTLMAVSNKFDHLLLTTGNKSEMSVGYATLYGDMNGGLAVLADVFKQDVYALAEHINARAGRAVIPVNTITKPPSAELRPDQQDSDSLPPYPVLDEILRRYVEEIEDLDTIVRETGLDRAFVHRILRMVDRNEYKRRQAAPGLRVSKKAFGVGRRLPIVMRWNWDTRFENGQ
- the ruvA gene encoding Holliday junction branch migration protein RuvA; its protein translation is MIAYVSGTLIDKKPTEALIDVHGVGYAILIPTSTYEQLPEEGKPARLFTHFHVREDAHQLYGFATVAERSLFDEMLAVSGIGPRLALAALSAMRPAELRDYLIEGNVGMITRIPGVGRKTAERMVVELKDRLVKLDLPGAGVLSDPSDTRAEARSDALAALEALGLNRATAERSLRLVLRNNPGIQSAQELIRLALREK